The Fulvia fulva chromosome 11, complete sequence genome segment TCCAATTTCATCTGCTTCTTGTCCACTGTTTGTCATTGCCATCATGCCTCGTCGTCAAATAAGTTACCGCTACTATACCAATACCGTCGATACTGGAGTGAAGAAGACTGTCAGCTCTACAAAATGTCTGAGCTGAGGCTGTGGACGGCGACGGACAGTTGAGACAGTTCTGAGGTTGTCCGATCTTGTATCTCCAAATGTTCAACGTCCCGGCTCTGGTCCTCTGGTGCTCTTCAAGCCTCTCCAAGCGATAACTCGGTTCCGTCTCCTCGATAGACCAGATCTATCGCTTGACAAATGGATTATGTACTGGTATACTGGATGCGCAGAAGGCAGAGGCGCAGCTGAGCCGTATGGCGTGTCCTCTCGCTGACTTCGACATATCTTGACGAGCTTCGATGCACATCTTTTTATGCTGCTTGAACATCAGCGATACGGTGCACGCTAATGGGAGATATCTTGATGCCCAACGGATCTGCCGATGCATACAACAACAATGGCAGCGCCGCAGCTGCCGTGCTCTGTCTTACACGCGGCTCGCTACTTCCACTCCCACCACGACTGGCCCGATTGTTGCAGAAAGCAGAAAGCAGGAGTAACACAGCATTCGAACAAGCTCGCGGTGCGGCACGTCTAGCGCCAGTACCACGTCTAACGCCAGTACCACGTCACCTCACAGCTCCAGGACGAACGCGCAGTCCACCCGTGCCTCGAACGACGCCTCTACACGCGGGCGCTTGCCGTGATGGCTGTTTGGCTTCGACATCTGCGCGAAACCTGATAGTGAGATGCCGTTGGCGCATCGCAGATTTGCTACACCGTCATGTTCGTGATTGACTTTCTGAGCGGGGACGTCCTTGCCTGCTTCGAGCCTTCCAGCCGAGGGTGCGCTCACTTTTGATCGAGCTCACCTGCCGTGTAAGTTCACTTCTTGTTATTTGTTTGTTCCAGACTTCACGTTTATCTGTCATATCAGACCATCAAAAGAACGACCAAGTCCCAATACAAAGAACCTCAACCCAAGTGCTACCACAACACACACCATAATGTCGAACAACAGCGGAGCTACCGACAAGGCCAAGGACTTTGGCGAGGAAACAAAGCAGGCCGGCCGTGAGCTTGGTCAGGAGGCCAGTGAGTTTGCTCAAGAGGCAGGCCAGACTGCGAAGAGGTACGGCAACCAGGCAGGCCAGACCGCGAAGGAGTTTGGTCAGGAAGCCAAGGAAGATGCAAAGGAGGCTGGCCGCAAGGTAGAGCGAGAGGCCAAGGATGCAGCAGACACCGTTGTTGCGAAGCTCAAGGAGGATGGCGTGTAAGTTGTGGATCAATCGCATGATGTAAGAAAATGCGCTGACCTTTCGTAGCGTCAATCCAGCAGGCCTCGCACTCTTCGGTTTCGGCGGTCTGTTCCTCGCTGCAGTACCAGTAACCAGCTGGATCGCCCAGAACGGCGGTCTGGTCGAGAAGGCAGTCAACGGCGTTATCAGCACCGTTGGCTTCCTTGGCTCCGCCGGAACCACCTCCACCATCCCACAGACTGGCAAGATCGCAGCACTCGCAGGTCTCTACGTCACTGTCACCTACGCTCTGACTGGCGCAGGCAGCGCTGCAGCAAAGGCCGCTGGTAACGAGAAGGGACTGGACAACAGGTACCCACGAAAGCAGGTCGCCAACCTCCAGGGTCTTCCTCTGCGTCTGTACTCGGCACACTCTAACCTGATGGAAATGTTCCCAGGGTGGGCCGTTACTGCTGCGTTGGCACAGGTCATGGCTCCAGGTGACCAGACTTTGATCAACTTGCTTGGTCTGCACGTCATCAGCAAGTGCTTCATGTGAGTCCTGCAATTGCTGATTCGATTAAGACTCTACTGACATTGTTGCTAGCTTCTACCCAGCATACGTCTTCAACGTCGATGCCCCACGCACTCTTGCTCACGTCATCGCGACCTCCAGCATCATCAACGTTGCCATGAGGCTCGCCAAGAAGCCATTGGTCTAAGCCTGAGGTGATCACGAATACAGAGATACCCAATTTCACGACAGGAGGACCATGCGGGGAGTGAGGATATGATTTTAATGATATGGAATGAAGGGACAGCCACCGAGGACAGAGCTAGTCTCTGTCACTTCGGTACGCCTCGATCTCGAGATGCATCACATGGTTAATAATGATATTTTGCGACTATACAGGTAATCTATGTACAATGTGCTACCAACTCGACTCATACACCAGCGTTTTCAGTTCCCCGTCCACCACGTGTAGTTGTTGGTCGGCTCAGCAGAGTCCCACACCAGCTGCGAGCTACTGTCAAGCGGTCTTTCAGGCCAAACATTCTTCGTTCCAACCCAGGCCTCGATGCTCTCAAATGTGACATTTGCGCCATCGGCAACATAAACACCATAACCAGTACTGCACTCCATGCTTGGGTAGATTCTCGCTGACAGTGCAAATCGCTCGTTGACATAGATTTCGGCGATCGAGCCGTCGAGGAAAATGTCTATAACTATCGCCTCAGTCTTGCCGTGGACTGTGTAGGGGTCGAAGTAGCCGGTTATGGTAGCGTTGTTGAACTCGACGATGTTACTGCTGTGAAGACGTTCGACGAGGATGGTATGGTTGGAGGGTTGATAGCTGACTGTGGTGTATTCTTGGCGGTCTGGGGAAGCTGCAAAGCGAAGGCCGAAGGGGCCGGTGAAGGAGCTTATGGTCGCTTTTAGTTCCATGTGGGACGAGGCTTGAGCGGCCAGGATCTCTGGGGAGGTATAGGTTGTGCAAGGGTAGGACTGGTGCTGCGCGCAGGAGCGGAGACCGTCCACGACATCGCAGAGAGGGCGAACGCCGAGGGTGCGTGCGATGCCATCGTCGCCGACTACTGAGGTTTTGGCCTCTTTGAGCTCAGTGGTGGCCTCGACGTTCTCAACCTCGTGCACGAAGAGTTCACGTGGAAGGGATAGAGCGCCTTGGAACCCTTGTTGTTGGGCACTGAAGAGACCACCAGCGCCAACAAAGTCTTCCTTGATCCAGGCATACTGGACGCGGCGGTTGTACTTGGTGTCGTTGAAGCTGCTGAGGGCGTAGCCACTGCCCCAGTCACCTGCGCCGCCGTAGCTGGGCGTGAAGTGAGCACTGCCGTTCTCGCGACGAGTGACCTCGCCGCCGTTCCAGAGAGCCCATTGTGCCGACTGGTGAAATGATACGTTCCCGCCTTCGGTACCCATGTTGACGAACCAGTGCTGGTTGCCCTTGCTGTCGGGAAGTGGGAAGAAGCCGGAGACTTCGAAGTTGAAGGCATAGGAGCCGGTCGATAGGACGGGACCAACAGATGTGTTCTTTGCAGGCTCCCAGAGTGCTCCGAGGAAAGTCCAATTCGTGAGATCAGATGTTGGTGCAGACCACAACGGCATTCTGGGGCCAACGCCCTTGATACCTGAGCCGAAGACAGCATAGTAATGTGGCTCAGATACTCCAAGGATGGCATCGAGCTCCGGGAGTGGCTCAAAGAATGGATCACGGAAACCAGTGACGTTCCAGTTCATCGGTGCCGTCTCCGTCGTGGCATCAATGACTGGGTTATCGGCATATTGCTCCCAAGTCTTACCTCCATCATGGCTAATCGCCAGACTCTGCGACTCGGTATGCGGTTGATAGTTGATCTGCCAGTTCGTAGGCAGATAGCTCACAGAAGTGTAGAAAGCAAGTAGATCACCGTTCACTTCGCCCTTGAGGTTCACAGGCTGTACAGTGCCAGAGAAGATACCCAGACCATCATATGCTTCCGGGAAGCTGCCATTGCCAGAAGGACTGAGGATGAGGGCGTCTCTACCCTTCCAGCTGCCACGATCCGTCCAGGTGATCAGGTCCTTACTTGTTGCGCTGCCCCAGGAGATGTTGCCCCAGTTGAAGTGCTCGGGGTGCCATTGGTAGGATAGGTGGTACTCGTCACGAGTCGGATCGTAGACAGCGCCGCAAGGGTCGTTCATCCAGCCGGCAGGTGCTAAAAAGTGGCTTTGAGGTCTCCATCGGGTGAAGAGGCTGTTATTGCGCATGGCTGTGACCTGATCTGCTGTTATCGAAGAACAGCTTTGGCCGTCCTGTGGTCCATGGTGTTGTGAGCCACCCTGCCCGTTACTGTTGCCGGGGCGTGCTGATGCAATTGCCCCTGCAGTGAGCAGTGCCGTCAGTTGAACGAGAGAATGCATGCTGAACGATGCAGAGAGAGTGACTGGCAAAAAGGCTAGCAGAAAAAGACAACCTGGGATCCTACGTTATATATCTTCGGCATCATCAGTCCCGGAAGAAAAGATCGAGTATGTAGGTGGTCCGACTTCTGTGCCGTCCAAGGATGTAGCAGAAAACCTCAAGAAACGTGCACGACCTGGGGGAAGGATCCAACCCTGCAGTTCCCCGCCGATGCTACTCCAGATGGAGGAAAGCTGGGGAAGCGGACCATCTGTTGCGCCCCCAGATACGGGCTATATCACATGGCAAGCCTATCGCATGGCACCGTTCTTTGTTGGAGGTAGCTTCAACAGGAAGGAGTGGTGGGAAGGAAGGAGGCGTGCAGTAGAGGCGGCATGATGTCGGTGTAGTCCAGGACCCCGGCGTCTGGCGGCATTGATTGTCGTGTGGTCAAGCTAGGATGGGCCTGCATGGCACGCCTTTCGTCGCTTTCGGAACTAAGGGAAATGAAGCGGGCGAGCGTGCGGAGAAGATCGAGTCTAGAGATGCAACCCACTGATACAATCCTACACCCACAGAACGTGTCCACCGTGTGGACAGATGGGCGGATATTCGCCCACGATGTCCACGAGCAGTGCACGGACAGTGCACGGACAGTGCACGGATACTATATGTGCCTAGATGCCTGAGATCTGGTCTATTCAGAGCCTTTCATGGCCAGCCTAGCATGCCGTGATGTCATCCGAATATGGACACGCGATGGCCACGCTGTGGGCAAAAGCGTGTACACAGCGATGAAATGAATCCACCAGTGTCACACCCCAAGACGCTAGAAGGCGTTAGAACGATTTTAGCTGCTTTCCGTGAGTGAATTTGAGCCCAAGAAACCGGGTACTTAAGTAGTCATTGAACATTACTCTTGGCCATTCGTTTGCAGTGCAAATATGCCTTGCGAGCTTGGCTGCTCATATGCTCTGGGTATCAAGAGCGAAAGTGCCGCGTAACAGAACGTCCACCTCGTTTTCCGCAATTCTTTCATGCTGGACGGCCGTCGATTCTTCTCACTTATCTTATGCTGCTTGTCCTTGCTGTTTATTCTGCCAAAGACCTGCAATGGCCTGTTGCTGCCGCTTCTGCTGCTCCTCAATCTGTGCTTGTGTCTGTCCCTTGGCATTGCCTCTTGGGTCCATCGAGTCGACAGGTTGAACAGCCTCGGGGTGGGGAGCATCTCTCATATCAACGTCCTCGTCTGCGGGCTTTATCTCGTCTGAGATCGACTTGGCCGCGGCCGCCTTAAGAGGCTCTGGGTTCATGGACATTGAGCCGTCCATCATGCCCATACCTCCAGCTCGAAGCTGGTTGATCGCGCGAACCGTATCGATTGCTTTGTGCAGAGTTCGCCGAGCATTGAAGTTCTGCTTGACAGTAGGCAGCAGATCTTCGTCGCCACGACCACTTTCTGGGCCGGCAATCCATTCGTGCGTAAGAGCTTCGTGTGCTGTCATACGCTTGGTTGGGTCAATCGTGAGGCATCGCTTGATGAATTGTCGTGCAGACATGCTCACGCCGCGCCAGTATTCGATAGGTGTAAAGCTGTAGTCCGCGACAAGAATGGCTTGCATCTCTTCCAGATTGCTGTCCCTGTCGAAGGGAGTGTATCCACAGAGCAAGAAATATGTAATGACACCAATCGCCCACACATCTACAGGCTTACCATGTCCACTCTTCTTGAATATCTCGGGTGCCATGTATCCTGGCGTACCGCATGTAGTCGTCAAAACGTGAAACTGCTCTTCATCCATGATACGGGCAAGACCAAAGTCGGCGAGAAGAAGATCTGCGTTGTCTTCGGGCGTTCGGAAGAGGAGGTTCTCTGGTTTGAGGTCGCGATGTACAATGCCATGGTCGTGAAGGTATGCTACTGCTGAGAGAGTAGCTCTGATCAGGTCGGCAGCGTCAGACTCGTAGTATGAACCTTTTCGGCATATGCGATCGAACAGCTCGCCGCCAAGGGCAAGATCTGTGACAAGGTAGACTTTGCGACAACCATATCAGTACGGCATACGATCTTTCGCACAGAGAGATCCTCACGATTGTTCATTGTCTCGAAGTAATCGGCCAACGTCAAGATGTTTTGATGCCCCATTGACACTCTCTTGAGCACTGCAATCTCATTCCGGACCATGTGTTCGCGCCCCGCCATGAGGCGCTTGTTGATGACCTTCGCCGCATAGTATCGTCCAGTATCGATGTGAACGCACTCTTT includes the following:
- a CDS encoding Levanase, producing MHSLVQLTALLTAGAIASARPGNSNGQGGSQHHGPQDGQSCSSITADQVTAMRNNSLFTRWRPQSHFLAPAGWMNDPCGAVYDPTRDEYHLSYQWHPEHFNWGNISWGSATSKDLITWTDRGSWKGRDALILSPSGNGSFPEAYDGLGIFSGTVQPVNLKGEVNGDLLAFYTSVSYLPTNWQINYQPHTESQSLAISHDGGKTWEQYADNPVIDATTETAPMNWNVTGFRDPFFEPLPELDAILGVSEPHYYAVFGSGIKGVGPRMPLWSAPTSDLTNWTFLGALWEPAKNTSVGPVLSTGSYAFNFEVSGFFPLPDSKGNQHWFVNMGTEGGNVSFHQSAQWALWNGGEVTRRENGSAHFTPSYGGAGDWGSGYALSSFNDTKYNRRVQYAWIKEDFVGAGGLFSAQQQGFQGALSLPRELFVHEVENVEATTELKEAKTSVVGDDGIARTLGVRPLCDVVDGLRSCAQHQSYPCTTYTSPEILAAQASSHMELKATISSFTGPFGLRFAASPDRQEYTTVSYQPSNHTILVERLHSSNIVEFNNATITGYFDPYTVHGKTEAIVIDIFLDGSIAEIYVNERFALSARIYPSMECSTGYGVYVADGANVTFESIEAWVGTKNVWPERPLDSSSQLVWDSAEPTNNYTWWTGN
- a CDS encoding Calcium/calmodulin-dependent protein kinase cmkB; translated protein: MAAQQPQVQPCRYKTGKTLGAGSYSVVKECVHIDTGRYYAAKVINKRLMAGREHMVRNEIAVLKRVSMGHQNILTLADYFETMNNLYLVTDLALGGELFDRICRKGSYYESDAADLIRATLSAVAYLHDHGIVHRDLKPENLLFRTPEDNADLLLADFGLARIMDEEQFHVLTTTCGTPGYMAPEIFKKSGHGKPVDVWAIGVITYFLLCGYTPFDRDSNLEEMQAILVADYSFTPIEYWRGVSMSARQFIKRCLTIDPTKRMTAHEALTHEWIAGPESGRGDEDLLPTVKQNFNARRTLHKAIDTVRAINQLRAGGMGMMDGSMSMNPEPLKAAAAKSISDEIKPADEDVDMRDAPHPEAVQPVDSMDPRGNAKGQTQAQIEEQQKRQQQAIAGLWQNKQQGQAA